From one Acipenser ruthenus chromosome 21, fAciRut3.2 maternal haplotype, whole genome shotgun sequence genomic stretch:
- the LOC117428206 gene encoding E3 ubiquitin-protein ligase NEDD4-like isoform X2, producing MALIPEEVRGLPTDEDESRVLRVKVIAGIGLAKKDILGASDPYTRVSLYDPVNGELTSIQTKTIKKTLDPKWNEEFYFRVHPRQHRLLFEVFDENRLTRDDFLGQVDVSLHQLPTENPNIERPYTFKDFLLHPRSHKSRVKGHLRLKMTYLPKNNGSEEDNGEQSEDVEPGWEILDQQDTSGTCRQLPVLPPGWEERQDNLGRTYYVNHETRTTQWHRPTVQDSQAEAEQRQTINHEAHHAFTNRRQISEAASHERRESPDSWEIITEDETTLYNNHSQQSPPPPHSPIEHSVCDIQTPLADELSRHSSITVQSHSSRRGSAQTVTLEEQPTHPVLLPTSSGLPAGWEEKQDSKGRIYYVNHNSRTTTWTRPVIQTTIEAVQAMSCQSPTMYHPPRLSPETSPQHSVAPKSKYESGFLPAGWELRSAPNGRPFFIDHNTKTTTWEDPRLKIPVQMRRRPSLDPTDLGPLPPGWEERVHTDGRIFYIDHNTKATQWEDPRLQNAAITGPAVPYSRDYKQKYEYFRKKMKKPADIPNRFEMKLRRNAILEDSYRRLLPVKRADFLKARLWIEFENEKGLDYGGVAREWFFLISKEMFNPYYGLFEYSATDNYTLQINPNSGLCNEDHLSYFKFIGRVAGMAVYHGKLLDAFFIRPFYKMMLQKPITLQDMESVDNEYFNSLKWILENDPTELDLRFTVDEELFGQTHQHELKLGGSDIVVTNKNKKEYIHLVIQWRFVNRVQQQMSAFKEGFYELVPLDLIKIFDENELELLMCGLGDVDVNDWRENTKYKNGYCATQPVIQWFWKTVLLMDAEKRIRLLQFVTGTSRVPMNGFAELYGSNGPQLFTIEQWGTPDKLPRAHTCFNRLDLPPYESFEDLREKLHMAIENAQGFDGVD from the exons ATGGCTTTAATTCCTGAAGAAGTGCGTGGTCTGCCAACGGACGAG GATGAATCCAGAGTACTTCGAGTTAAGGTTATTGCTGGAATTGGCCTGGCGAAGAAAGATATTTTGGGTGCCAG tgatCCTTATACAAGAGTTTCTTTGTATGATCCTGTAAATGGGGAACTCACCAGTATCCAAACCAAAACTATAAAAAAG ACACTGGACCCTAAGTGGAACGAGGAGTTTTACTTCAGA GTCCATCCCCGGCAGCATAGACTGCTCTTTGAAGTTTTTGATGAGAACCGTTTG accaGGGATGATTTTCTGGGTCAGGTTGATGTTTCTCTTCACCAGTTACCA ACAGAAAATCCTAACATTGAAAGGCCATACACATTTAAGGATTTTCTTCTTCATCCAAGAAG TCATAAATCCAGAGTGAAAGGCCATCTTAGACTAAAGATGACATACTTGCCTAAAAACAATGGGTCAGAAGAAGACAATGGAGAACAATCTGAAGATGTAGAG CCTGGCTGGGAAATATTGGACCAACAGGACACCTCTGGGACATGCCGCCAGCTTCCTGTGCTTCCTCCAGGCTGGGAAGAAAGACAGGATAACCTGGGCAGGACCTACTACGTCAACCACGAAACCAGAACAACACAGTGGCACAGGCCCACAGTTCA GGACAGTCAGGCAGAGGCAGAACAACGGCAAACTATTAACCATGAAGCACATCATGCCTTTACTAATCGCCGGCAGATATCTGAAGCAGCAAGTCATGAGAGAAGAGAGTCTCCTGAT aGCTGGGAAATAATAACCGAAGATGAGACTACACTGTATAATAACCACAGCCAGCAGTCACCTCCACCACCTCACTCTCCCATTGAACACAGTGTTTGTGATATTCAGACTCCTCTTGCAGATGAACTGAGCCGACACAGCTCCATCACG GTTCAGAGCCATTCGAGCAGAAGGGGAAGTGCACAGACAGTTACACTTGAAGAGCAGCCTACACATCCTGTG TTATTGCCCACTTCATCAGGGCTGCCAGCAGGTTGGGAAGAAAAGCAAGATAGTAAAGGAAGAATATACTATGTAAATCATAACAGCAGAACAACTACATGGACGCGCCCGGTCATTCAG ACGACAATAGAAGCAGTGCAAGCCATGTCATGCCAGAGTCCCACCATGTACCACCCTCCTCGGCTTTCTCCAGAAACTTCACCTCAGCATTCTGTGGCTCCAAAATCGAAATATGAAAGCGGATTCCTCCCTGCTGGCTGGGAATTGCGTAGTGCGCCCAATGGCAGACCCTTCTTTATTGATCACAATACAAAAACCACCACATGG GAGGATCCAAGATTAAAAATTCCAGTTCAAATGAGAAGGCGACCCTCCTTGGATCCTACAGACCTTGGGCCGCTTCCA CCCGGATGGGAAGAGAGAGTTCATACGGATGGCAGAATATTCTACATTGATCATA ACACCAAAGCTACACAGTGGGAAGATCCACGTCTACAGAATGCAGCAATAACTGGACCT GCTGTGCCTTATTCCAGGGATTATAAACAGAAGTACGAGTACTTCAGAAAAAAGATGAAGAAACCA GCTGATATTCCTAACCGTTTTGAAATGAAGCTGCGGCGAAATGCTATCCTGGAAGACTCCTACAGGAGACTGCTGCCCGTCAAGAGGGCAGACTTCCTCAAAGCACGGCTGTGGATTGAATTTGAGAATGAAAAAGGCCTGGATTATGGCGGTGTTGCCAGGGAATGGTTCTTCCTTATTTCCAAAGAAATGTTCAATCCCTATTATGGACTGTTTGAATATTCGGCTAC TGATAACTACACCCTACAGATTAACCCCAATTCTGGTTTGTGCAACGAAGATCACTTGTCTTATTTCAAGTTTATCGGACGTGTTGCTGGAATGGCCGTTTACCATGGGAAGCTCCTGGATG CGTTCTTCATTCGGCCTTTCTATAAGATGATGCTGCAGAAGCCAATAACGCTGCAAGATATGGAATCGGTG GACAATGAATACTTCAATTCACTGAAGTGGATTCTGGAAAATGATCCCACTGAGTTGGACCTCAGATTTACAGTTGATGAGGAGCTCTTTGGGCAG ACTCATCAGCATGAGCTCAAACTGGGTGGATCAGACATTGTGGTGACAAATAAGAACAAGAAAGAGTATATCCA CCTGGTTATCCAATGGAGATTTGTGAACAGAGTGCAGCAGCAGATGTCTGCCTTCAAGGAG ggaTTTTATGAATTAGTACCTCTGGATCTCATCAAAATATTTGATGAAAATGAATTAGAG CTGCTAATGTGTGGACTTGGAGATGTTGATGTGAATGACTGGAgggaaaacacaaaatacaagaaTGGCTACTGTGCAACACAGCCTGTCATACAGTGGTTCTGGAAG ACGGTGCTACTAATGGATGCAGAGAAACGCATCCGACTGCTGCAGTTTGTCACTGGCACGTCTCGAGTGCCCATGAATGGCTTTGCAGAGTTGTATG GATCTAATGGACCACAGCTGTTTACCATTGAACAGTGGGGAACACCTGACAAACTACCTAGAGCTCACACTTG cttcaacCGTTTGGATTTGCCTCCATATGAATCATTTGAGGATTTGCGAGAGAAACTTCACATGGCAATAGAAAATGCACAGGGATTTGATGGAGTGGATTAG
- the LOC117428206 gene encoding E3 ubiquitin-protein ligase NEDD4-like isoform X1, whose protein sequence is MQEDDQIASKGSIATAVNGLRLSKNSCPTVELRDIRPLHLNGPLPDRPQETDSDQDQPAARERSQRHSTVLLHFAQQRAVAIGESTTNGQSSSEHPVQESEPDVCPQYHHIKLVRSTSACLPLQKHSDSQLDSHRETERDGTQADNGQHNALQRSLSFEVPYQQISYHLSTSTQHNSKTGAPHVHIHLSPGTEGRVCGSLMEINSNCKSENDKAIPGRSTKTRDDFLGQVDVSLHQLPTENPNIERPYTFKDFLLHPRSHKSRVKGHLRLKMTYLPKNNGSEEDNGEQSEDVEPGWEILDQQDTSGTCRQLPVLPPGWEERQDNLGRTYYVNHETRTTQWHRPTVQDSQAEAEQRQTINHEAHHAFTNRRQISEAASHERRESPDSWEIITEDETTLYNNHSQQSPPPPHSPIEHSVCDIQTPLADELSRHSSITVQSHSSRRGSAQTVTLEEQPTHPVTTIEAVQAMSCQSPTMYHPPRLSPETSPQHSVAPKSKYESGFLPAGWELRSAPNGRPFFIDHNTKTTTWEDPRLKIPVQMRRRPSLDPTDLGPLPPGWEERVHTDGRIFYIDHNTKATQWEDPRLQNAAITGPAVPYSRDYKQKYEYFRKKMKKPADIPNRFEMKLRRNAILEDSYRRLLPVKRADFLKARLWIEFENEKGLDYGGVAREWFFLISKEMFNPYYGLFEYSATDNYTLQINPNSGLCNEDHLSYFKFIGRVAGMAVYHGKLLDAFFIRPFYKMMLQKPITLQDMESVDNEYFNSLKWILENDPTELDLRFTVDEELFGQTHQHELKLGGSDIVVTNKNKKEYIHLVIQWRFVNRVQQQMSAFKEGFYELVPLDLIKIFDENELELLMCGLGDVDVNDWRENTKYKNGYCATQPVIQWFWKTVLLMDAEKRIRLLQFVTGTSRVPMNGFAELYGSNGPQLFTIEQWGTPDKLPRAHTCFNRLDLPPYESFEDLREKLHMAIENAQGFDGVD, encoded by the exons ATGCAGGAAGACGATCAAATTGCATCAAAGGGTTCCATTGCAACAGCGGTCAATGGCTTAAGGTTATCTAAAAACAGCTGTCCAACCGTTGAGCTAAGGGACATAAGACCACTGCACTTGAATGGGCCGCTACCAGATAGACCCCAGGAAACTGACAGTGACCAGGATCAGCCAGCTGCTCGGGAACGATCACAGAGACACTCAACTGTTTTGCTGCATTTTGCTCAGCAAAGAGCAGTTGCAATTGGTGAGTCGACCACAAATGGCCAGAGCAGTTCTGAGCATCCGGTTCAGGAATCAGAACCCGATGTTTGTCCGCAGTATCATCATATAAAACTGGTCCGGAGCACGTCTGCATGTCTGCCCTTGCAGAAACATTCAGACTCTCAACTAGATTCACATAGAGAAACTGAAAGAGATGGGACCCAAGCAGATAATGGCCAGCACAATGCACTGCAGAGGAGCCTTTCATTTGAAGTGCCATACCAACAGATTTCATACCATTTATCTACATCTACGCAACACAATTCAAAGACAGGGGCCCCTCATGTGCACATTCATTTATCACCTGGCACCGAAGGAAGGGTATGTGGTTCCTTAATGGAAATAAATAGCAACTGCAAAAGTGAAAATGATAAAGCCATCCCTGGAAGAAGCACAAAG accaGGGATGATTTTCTGGGTCAGGTTGATGTTTCTCTTCACCAGTTACCA ACAGAAAATCCTAACATTGAAAGGCCATACACATTTAAGGATTTTCTTCTTCATCCAAGAAG TCATAAATCCAGAGTGAAAGGCCATCTTAGACTAAAGATGACATACTTGCCTAAAAACAATGGGTCAGAAGAAGACAATGGAGAACAATCTGAAGATGTAGAG CCTGGCTGGGAAATATTGGACCAACAGGACACCTCTGGGACATGCCGCCAGCTTCCTGTGCTTCCTCCAGGCTGGGAAGAAAGACAGGATAACCTGGGCAGGACCTACTACGTCAACCACGAAACCAGAACAACACAGTGGCACAGGCCCACAGTTCA GGACAGTCAGGCAGAGGCAGAACAACGGCAAACTATTAACCATGAAGCACATCATGCCTTTACTAATCGCCGGCAGATATCTGAAGCAGCAAGTCATGAGAGAAGAGAGTCTCCTGAT aGCTGGGAAATAATAACCGAAGATGAGACTACACTGTATAATAACCACAGCCAGCAGTCACCTCCACCACCTCACTCTCCCATTGAACACAGTGTTTGTGATATTCAGACTCCTCTTGCAGATGAACTGAGCCGACACAGCTCCATCACG GTTCAGAGCCATTCGAGCAGAAGGGGAAGTGCACAGACAGTTACACTTGAAGAGCAGCCTACACATCCTGTG ACGACAATAGAAGCAGTGCAAGCCATGTCATGCCAGAGTCCCACCATGTACCACCCTCCTCGGCTTTCTCCAGAAACTTCACCTCAGCATTCTGTGGCTCCAAAATCGAAATATGAAAGCGGATTCCTCCCTGCTGGCTGGGAATTGCGTAGTGCGCCCAATGGCAGACCCTTCTTTATTGATCACAATACAAAAACCACCACATGG GAGGATCCAAGATTAAAAATTCCAGTTCAAATGAGAAGGCGACCCTCCTTGGATCCTACAGACCTTGGGCCGCTTCCA CCCGGATGGGAAGAGAGAGTTCATACGGATGGCAGAATATTCTACATTGATCATA ACACCAAAGCTACACAGTGGGAAGATCCACGTCTACAGAATGCAGCAATAACTGGACCT GCTGTGCCTTATTCCAGGGATTATAAACAGAAGTACGAGTACTTCAGAAAAAAGATGAAGAAACCA GCTGATATTCCTAACCGTTTTGAAATGAAGCTGCGGCGAAATGCTATCCTGGAAGACTCCTACAGGAGACTGCTGCCCGTCAAGAGGGCAGACTTCCTCAAAGCACGGCTGTGGATTGAATTTGAGAATGAAAAAGGCCTGGATTATGGCGGTGTTGCCAGGGAATGGTTCTTCCTTATTTCCAAAGAAATGTTCAATCCCTATTATGGACTGTTTGAATATTCGGCTAC TGATAACTACACCCTACAGATTAACCCCAATTCTGGTTTGTGCAACGAAGATCACTTGTCTTATTTCAAGTTTATCGGACGTGTTGCTGGAATGGCCGTTTACCATGGGAAGCTCCTGGATG CGTTCTTCATTCGGCCTTTCTATAAGATGATGCTGCAGAAGCCAATAACGCTGCAAGATATGGAATCGGTG GACAATGAATACTTCAATTCACTGAAGTGGATTCTGGAAAATGATCCCACTGAGTTGGACCTCAGATTTACAGTTGATGAGGAGCTCTTTGGGCAG ACTCATCAGCATGAGCTCAAACTGGGTGGATCAGACATTGTGGTGACAAATAAGAACAAGAAAGAGTATATCCA CCTGGTTATCCAATGGAGATTTGTGAACAGAGTGCAGCAGCAGATGTCTGCCTTCAAGGAG ggaTTTTATGAATTAGTACCTCTGGATCTCATCAAAATATTTGATGAAAATGAATTAGAG CTGCTAATGTGTGGACTTGGAGATGTTGATGTGAATGACTGGAgggaaaacacaaaatacaagaaTGGCTACTGTGCAACACAGCCTGTCATACAGTGGTTCTGGAAG ACGGTGCTACTAATGGATGCAGAGAAACGCATCCGACTGCTGCAGTTTGTCACTGGCACGTCTCGAGTGCCCATGAATGGCTTTGCAGAGTTGTATG GATCTAATGGACCACAGCTGTTTACCATTGAACAGTGGGGAACACCTGACAAACTACCTAGAGCTCACACTTG cttcaacCGTTTGGATTTGCCTCCATATGAATCATTTGAGGATTTGCGAGAGAAACTTCACATGGCAATAGAAAATGCACAGGGATTTGATGGAGTGGATTAG
- the LOC117428206 gene encoding E3 ubiquitin-protein ligase NEDD4-like isoform X3, protein MQEDDQIASKGSIATAVNGLRLSKNSCPTVELRDIRPLHLNGPLPDRPQETDSDQDQPAARERSQRHSTVLLHFAQQRAVAIGESTTNGQSSSEHPVQESEPDVCPQYHHIKLVRSTSACLPLQKHSDSQLDSHRETERDGTQADNGQHNALQRSLSFEVPYQQISYHLSTSTQHNSKTGAPHVHIHLSPGTEGRVCGSLMEINSNCKSENDKAIPGRSTKTRDDFLGQVDVSLHQLPTENPNIERPYTFKDFLLHPRSHKSRVKGHLRLKMTYLPKNNGSEEDNGEQSEDVEPGWEILDQQDTSGTCRQLPVLPPGWEERQDNLGRTYYVNHETRTTQWHRPTVQDSQAEAEQRQTINHEAHHAFTNRRQISEAASHERRESPDSWEIITEDETTLYNNHSQQSPPPPHSPIEHSVCDIQTPLADELSRHSSITVQSHSSRRGSAQTVTLEEQPTHPVLLPTSSGLPAGWEEKQDSKGRIYYVNHNSRTTTWTRPVIQTTIEAVQAMSCQSPTMYHPPRLSPETSPQHSVAPKSKYESGFLPAGWELRSAPNGRPFFIDHNTKTTTWEDPRLKIPVQMRRRPSLDPTDLGPLPPGWEERVHTDGRIFYIDHNTKATQWEDPRLQNAAITGPAVPYSRDYKQKYEYFRKKMKKPADIPNRFEMKLRRNAILEDSYRRLLPVKRADFLKARLWIEFENEKGLDYGGVAREWFFLISKEMFNPYYGLFEYSATLTPILVCATKITCLISSLSDVLLEWPFTMGSSWMRSSFGLSIR, encoded by the exons ATGCAGGAAGACGATCAAATTGCATCAAAGGGTTCCATTGCAACAGCGGTCAATGGCTTAAGGTTATCTAAAAACAGCTGTCCAACCGTTGAGCTAAGGGACATAAGACCACTGCACTTGAATGGGCCGCTACCAGATAGACCCCAGGAAACTGACAGTGACCAGGATCAGCCAGCTGCTCGGGAACGATCACAGAGACACTCAACTGTTTTGCTGCATTTTGCTCAGCAAAGAGCAGTTGCAATTGGTGAGTCGACCACAAATGGCCAGAGCAGTTCTGAGCATCCGGTTCAGGAATCAGAACCCGATGTTTGTCCGCAGTATCATCATATAAAACTGGTCCGGAGCACGTCTGCATGTCTGCCCTTGCAGAAACATTCAGACTCTCAACTAGATTCACATAGAGAAACTGAAAGAGATGGGACCCAAGCAGATAATGGCCAGCACAATGCACTGCAGAGGAGCCTTTCATTTGAAGTGCCATACCAACAGATTTCATACCATTTATCTACATCTACGCAACACAATTCAAAGACAGGGGCCCCTCATGTGCACATTCATTTATCACCTGGCACCGAAGGAAGGGTATGTGGTTCCTTAATGGAAATAAATAGCAACTGCAAAAGTGAAAATGATAAAGCCATCCCTGGAAGAAGCACAAAG accaGGGATGATTTTCTGGGTCAGGTTGATGTTTCTCTTCACCAGTTACCA ACAGAAAATCCTAACATTGAAAGGCCATACACATTTAAGGATTTTCTTCTTCATCCAAGAAG TCATAAATCCAGAGTGAAAGGCCATCTTAGACTAAAGATGACATACTTGCCTAAAAACAATGGGTCAGAAGAAGACAATGGAGAACAATCTGAAGATGTAGAG CCTGGCTGGGAAATATTGGACCAACAGGACACCTCTGGGACATGCCGCCAGCTTCCTGTGCTTCCTCCAGGCTGGGAAGAAAGACAGGATAACCTGGGCAGGACCTACTACGTCAACCACGAAACCAGAACAACACAGTGGCACAGGCCCACAGTTCA GGACAGTCAGGCAGAGGCAGAACAACGGCAAACTATTAACCATGAAGCACATCATGCCTTTACTAATCGCCGGCAGATATCTGAAGCAGCAAGTCATGAGAGAAGAGAGTCTCCTGAT aGCTGGGAAATAATAACCGAAGATGAGACTACACTGTATAATAACCACAGCCAGCAGTCACCTCCACCACCTCACTCTCCCATTGAACACAGTGTTTGTGATATTCAGACTCCTCTTGCAGATGAACTGAGCCGACACAGCTCCATCACG GTTCAGAGCCATTCGAGCAGAAGGGGAAGTGCACAGACAGTTACACTTGAAGAGCAGCCTACACATCCTGTG TTATTGCCCACTTCATCAGGGCTGCCAGCAGGTTGGGAAGAAAAGCAAGATAGTAAAGGAAGAATATACTATGTAAATCATAACAGCAGAACAACTACATGGACGCGCCCGGTCATTCAG ACGACAATAGAAGCAGTGCAAGCCATGTCATGCCAGAGTCCCACCATGTACCACCCTCCTCGGCTTTCTCCAGAAACTTCACCTCAGCATTCTGTGGCTCCAAAATCGAAATATGAAAGCGGATTCCTCCCTGCTGGCTGGGAATTGCGTAGTGCGCCCAATGGCAGACCCTTCTTTATTGATCACAATACAAAAACCACCACATGG GAGGATCCAAGATTAAAAATTCCAGTTCAAATGAGAAGGCGACCCTCCTTGGATCCTACAGACCTTGGGCCGCTTCCA CCCGGATGGGAAGAGAGAGTTCATACGGATGGCAGAATATTCTACATTGATCATA ACACCAAAGCTACACAGTGGGAAGATCCACGTCTACAGAATGCAGCAATAACTGGACCT GCTGTGCCTTATTCCAGGGATTATAAACAGAAGTACGAGTACTTCAGAAAAAAGATGAAGAAACCA GCTGATATTCCTAACCGTTTTGAAATGAAGCTGCGGCGAAATGCTATCCTGGAAGACTCCTACAGGAGACTGCTGCCCGTCAAGAGGGCAGACTTCCTCAAAGCACGGCTGTGGATTGAATTTGAGAATGAAAAAGGCCTGGATTATGGCGGTGTTGCCAGGGAATGGTTCTTCCTTATTTCCAAAGAAATGTTCAATCCCTATTATGGACTGTTTGAATATTCGGCTAC ATTAACCCCAATTCTGGTTTGTGCAACGAAGATCACTTGTCTTATTTCAAGTTTATCGGACGTGTTGCTGGAATGGCCGTTTACCATGGGAAGCTCCTGGATG CGTTCTTCATTCGGCCTTTCTATAAGATGA